The Budorcas taxicolor isolate Tak-1 chromosome 5, Takin1.1, whole genome shotgun sequence genome includes a window with the following:
- the RHOBTB1 gene encoding rho-related BTB domain-containing protein 1: protein MDADMDYERPNVETIKCVVVGDNAVGKTRLICARACNTTLTQYQLLATHVPTVWAIDQYRVCQEVLERSRDVVDEVSVSLRLWDTFGDHHKDRRFAYGRSDVVVLCFSIANPNSLNHVKTMWYQEIKHFCPRTPVVLVGCQLDLRYADLEAVNRARRPLARPIKRGDILPPEKGREVAKELGIPYYETSVFDQFGIKDVFDNAIRAALISRRHLQFWKSHLKKVQKPLLQAPFLPPKAPPPVIKVPECPSTGTNEAACLLDNPLCADVLFILQDQEQIFAHRIYLATSSSKFYDLFLMECEETPHWSEGACEREKQSRDSQEWAQSLDPDEEREEGTPRTPQADQWTPSSQNLSQQETLGLDAEDLVAETQALSGWSKGFIGMHKELQVNPVSKRLGPMTVVRMDASVQPGPFRTLLQFLYTGQLDEKEKDLVGLAQIAEVLEMFDLRMMVENIMNKEAFMNQEITKAFHVRKANRIKECLSKGTFSDVTFKLDDGAISAHKPLLICSCKWMAAMFGGSFVESANSEVYLPNINKMSMQAVLDYLYTKQLSPNLDLDPLELIALANRFCLPHLVALAEQHAVQELTKAAMSGVGIDGEVLSYLELAQFHNAHQLAAWCLHHICTNYNSVCSKFRKEIKSKSADNQEYFERHRWPPVWYLKEEDHYQRVKREREKEDIALNKHHSRRKWCFWNSSPAVA from the exons ATGGACGCTGACATGGACTACGAAAGACCCAACGTGGAAACCATCAAGTGCGTGGTTGTGGGAGACAATGCCGTGGGGAAGACACGCTTGATCTGTGCCAGAGCATGTAATACAACGCTGACACAGTACCAGCTGCTGGCTACCCACGTCCCCACCGTGTGGGCCATTGACCAGTACCGAGTCTGCCAGGAG gtcttggaaCGTTCCCGGGATGTCGTTGATGAAGTGAGCGTTTCTCTCAGGCTTTGGGACACTTTTGGAGATCATCACAAAGACAGGCGTTTTGCATATGGCAG GTCCGATGTTGTGGTCCTCTGTTTTTCGATTGCTAATCCCAATTCCCTAAATCATGTGAAAACCATGTGGTATCAAGAGATCAAGCACTTTTGCCCTCGCACACCTGTTGTTCTAGTTGGCTGCCAGCTAGATCTCCGCTATGCTGATCTTGAAGCTGTTAATAGAGCCAGACGCCCTTTAGCAAG GCCCATAAAGAGAGGGGATATTCTGCCCCCAGAAAAAGGCCGAGAGGTTGCAAAGGAACTGGGTATACCCTACTATGAAACAAGTGTGTTTGACCAGTTTGGCATCAAAGACGTGTTTGACAACGCAATCCGAGCAGCACTCATTTCGCGACGGCACTTGCAGTTCTGGAAATCCCACCTGAAGAAAGTCCAGAAGCCTTTACTTCAGGCACCGTTCCTACCTCCAAAAGCCCCCCCACCGGTCATCAAAGTTCCAGAATGTCCCTCCACGGGGACGAACGAAGCTGCCTGTTTACTGGACAATCCTCTGTGTGCTGATGTCCTCTTCATCCTCCAGGACCAGGAGCAGATCTTTGCACACCGAATTTACCTCGCTACCTCCTCTTCCAAGTTTTATgatctttttttaatggaatgtgAAGAAACCCCCCACTGGAGTGAAGGAGCTtgtgagagagagaagcaaagCAGGGATTCCCAGGAGTGGGCACAGAGTCTTGACCCAGatgaggaaagggaagagggcACCCCAAGGACGCCTCAGGCTGATCAGTGGACCCCCTCGAGCCAGAACCTGTCccagcaggagaccctggggctGGACGCCGAGGACCTGGTGGCAGAGACGCAGGCCCTGTCAGGCTGGAGTAAGGGGTTCATCGGCATGCACAAGGAGCTGCAGGTCAACCCCGTCTCGAAGCGGCTGGGCCCCATGACCGTGGTCAGGATGGACGCGTCCGTCCAGCCAGGCCCTTTCAGGACCCTGCTCCAGTTTCTCTATACGGGGCAActggatgaaaaggaaaaagatctgGTGGGCCTGGCTCAGATCGCAGAGGTCCTGGAGATGTTTGATTTGCGGATGATGGTGGAAAACATCATGAACAAGGAAGCCTTCATGAACCAGGAGATCACGAAAGCGTTTCATGTCCGGAAAGCCAATCGGATAAAAGAGTGTCTCAGCAAGGGGACATTCTCAG ATGTGACGTTTAAGTTGGACGATGGAGCCATCAGTGCCCACAAACCGCTGCTGATCTGTAGCTGCAAGTGGATGGCTGCTATGTTCGGGGGGTCATTTGTCGAAAGCGCCAACAGTGAG GTATATCTCCCAAACATAAACAAGATGTCAATGCAGGCAGTACTGGATTATCTCTATACTAAGCAGTTGTCACCTAACTTGGACCTGGACCCACTGGAACTAATTGCCTTGGCAAACAGATTTTGCCTGCCGCACTTGGTTGCACTTGCAG AACAGCACGCCGTTCAGGAGCTGACCAAGGCCGCCATGAGTGGTGTGGGCATTGATGGGGAAGTTCTCTCTTACTTGGAATTGGCCCAG TTTCACAATGCCCACCAGTTGGCCGCCTGGTGTTTGCACCACATCTGTACCAACTACAACAGTGTGTGTTCCAAGTTCCGCAAGGAAATCAAATCGAAATCTGCAG ACAACCAGGAATACTTTGAGAGGCACCGCTGGCCTCCCGTGTGGTACCTGAAGGAAGAAGACCACTACCAGCGtgtgaaaagggaaagagagaaggaagacatTGCACTAAATAAACATCACTCGAGAAGAAAGTGGTGCTTCTGGAATTCATCTCCAGCGGTCGCCTGA